GCTCGTCGTCGGTTTTTTCGGCTTGACACGACACGGGGTCGCGTTTAGTATGCTCATACCCAACACACAATAGTTCTTATAACATGCATTTTTTCTGTGCAGCCGGTGAGGGCACGTTGCTGAAGGTCCACTTCAGGCTCAGTTTATTGGAGAAGCTGGGCCTAATCCATCCATCGACCGAACCCGCATATTCATCCTACAAAATCATTAACCTCGTCCTAAACAACTCCACATAAAACGCCTTTGGCGATTTTCTCGCCGGAACACGAGAGGGGCGCCTGAAGGCGCCCCTCGATTTTTTTGGTACCATCCAGTCCGCATGAAAATCTCGATAACCGTTTTGCCGGGAGATGGCATCGGCCCCGAGGTCATCGCCGAGGCGACGAAAGTTCTCGACGTCGTCGCTTCGCGATACGGGCACCAGGTCGACGCGCAAGCGTTTCCCTTCGGCTCGCGAGGTCTCGAGGAGGCCGGCGACGGATTTCCCGAGGAAGCTCGCAAAGCCTGTGTGTCGAGACCGGCGATTCTTCTCGGGGCCGTGGGACACCCGAAGCATGATCACCTGCCACCCAGCCGACGCCCCGAGGCCGCGCTCTTGAAGCTGAGGCGGCTCATCGAGAGCTTCGCGAACCTGAGGCCCGTGGTGTCGACATTCGTATCGCCCCGCTCTCCGTTCCGTCCCGAGGTGCTCCGAGGAGTGGATCTGCTCATCGTTCGAGAGCTCACCGGGGGCCTCTACTTCGGCGAGCCGCGCGGGGTGAGCGGCGAGGGGCCCGAGCGCCGAGCGATCAACACGATGGCTTATACCGCGAAGGAGATCGAGCGAGTGGCGCGGGTTGCCTTCGAATCGGCCCGGGGCCGCCGCCGGCGTGTCATCTCCGTCGACAAGGCCAACGTCCTCGAGACATCGAAGCTCTGGCGCGAAGTGGTGAGCGAAACGGCCGGGGATTTTCCCGACGTCGAGGTCGACCACATGCTGGTGGATCGAGCGGCAATGGAGCTCGTCGCCCGTCCGGCGACGTTCGATGTGCTCCTCACGTCAAATCTATTCGGCGACATCCTGAGCGACGAGGCCTCCATGCTCGCGGGCTCGCTCGGCCTCCTTCCGTCGGCCAGTATCGGTGGGAAGGTGGGTTTGTACGAGCCGGTCCACGGCTCGGCCCCGGATATCGCTGGCCGGGGTCTTGCCAACCCGATTGGCGCCATCGCATCCTTGGCGATGATGCTCCGCTACAGCTTCTCGCTGGAGGCGGAAGCCCGGCTCGTCGAGAAGGGCATCACTGCCGCTTTCGCTGCGGGCCGAGTCACACCGGATCTCGCGGGCGACGACGCCTGCTCGACGGGCGACGTCGGTGATTTCGTAGCCGACTACGTCTCCCGCGAAGCGTAGTTAGGTGTACCGTCTACCGGGATGCCTTCGCGCGCAATTTCTCGTCGATGAAATCCCGGTGTGATACGTGGAGGAGCTTCGCGATCTTCCGTATCAGGTATTCTTCGCCCACGTCCAGCCTCTCGTCGCTGAGGGCGACCGCCCACAGAAGC
The Vicinamibacteria bacterium DNA segment above includes these coding regions:
- the leuB gene encoding 3-isopropylmalate dehydrogenase is translated as MKISITVLPGDGIGPEVIAEATKVLDVVASRYGHQVDAQAFPFGSRGLEEAGDGFPEEARKACVSRPAILLGAVGHPKHDHLPPSRRPEAALLKLRRLIESFANLRPVVSTFVSPRSPFRPEVLRGVDLLIVRELTGGLYFGEPRGVSGEGPERRAINTMAYTAKEIERVARVAFESARGRRRRVISVDKANVLETSKLWREVVSETAGDFPDVEVDHMLVDRAAMELVARPATFDVLLTSNLFGDILSDEASMLAGSLGLLPSASIGGKVGLYEPVHGSAPDIAGRGLANPIGAIASLAMMLRYSFSLEAEARLVEKGITAAFAAGRVTPDLAGDDACSTGDVGDFVADYVSREA